A part of Capsicum annuum cultivar UCD-10X-F1 chromosome 6, UCD10Xv1.1, whole genome shotgun sequence genomic DNA contains:
- the LOC107855415 gene encoding eukaryotic peptide chain release factor GTP-binding subunit ERF3A isoform X1: MDIEEDIKALQLDSSEDSVMVNMEDGRPDETIKPDKIEGEDSLMEEKRKSDDVEKPNQPEDELKDEADPYIKSKHVEPKDVAGKETLPPEDIQEEVEVEKKRHLNVVFIGHVDAGKSTIGGQILLLSGQVDDRTIQKYEKEAKDKNRESWYMAYIMDTNEEERVKGITVEVGRAHFETETTRFTILDAPGHKSYVPNMISGASQADIGVLVISARKGEFETGYERGGQTREHVQLAKTLGVTKLLVVVNKMDDPTVNWSKERYDEIESKMVPFLKSSGYNVKKDVQFLPISGLLGSNLKTRLDKSVCPWWSGRCLFEVLDAVEVPPRDPNGPLRMPIIDKFKDMGTVVMGKIESGSIREGDNLLIMPNKAAVKVLAIFCDEDRVRHVGPGENVRVRLSGVEEDDILSGFVLCSVAKPIHAVTEFVAQLQILELLDNAIFTAGYKAVLHVHSVVEECEIVELMQQIDLKTKKPMKKKPLFVKNGAIVLCRVQVNNLICIEKFSDFAQLGRFTLRTEGKTVAVGKITALPTVADNA; this comes from the exons ATGG ATATTGAAGAGGACATCAAGGCACTGCAGCTTGATTCATCTG AAGACAGTGTGATGGTTAACATGGAAGATGGAAGACCTGATGAAACTATAAAACCCGATAAAATTGAAGGAG AGGATAGTTTGATGGAAGAAAAGAGGAAGTCAGACGATGTTGAAAAACCTAATCAGCCGGAAGATG AGTTGAAAGATGAAGCAGATCCATATATAAAGTCAAAGCATGTCGAGCCCAAGGATGTTGCTGGAAAAGAAACTTTACCCCCAGAAGATATTCAAGAAgaggttgaagttgaaaaaaagAGACACCTGAATGTGGTATTTATTGGTCATGTGG ATGCTGGGAAGTCAACAATTGGAGGACAGATACTATTACTTAGTGGTCAAGTTGATGACCGTACTatacaaaaatatgagaaagaagcGAAGGATAAAAACAGAGAGAGCTG GTATATGGCCTATATTATGGATACAAATGAAGAGGAGAGGGTGAAG GGAATAACAGTTGAAGTAGGAAGAGCGCATTTTGAAACAGAGACAACAAGATTTACTATTCTGGATGCCCCG GGTCATAAGAGCTATGTCCCCAATATGATCAGTGGAGCATCTCAAGCCGATATAGGTGTGCTG GTTATATCTGCTAGAAAGGGTGAATTTGAAACTGGATATGAAAGAGGTGGGCAAACACGCGAACATGTTCAACTGGCAAAGACCCTGGGAGTTACAAAGCTTCTTGTTGTTGTAAACAAGATGGATGATCCTACTGTTAACTGGTCTAAAGAAAG GTATGATGAGATTGAGTCAAAAATGGTTCCATTCTTGAAATCGTCTGGGTACAATGTCAAGAAAG ATGTTCAGTTCCTTCCGATATCTGGGCTTTTGGGCTCAAATTTGAAAACTAGATTAGATAAAAGTGTATGCCCATGGTGGAGTGGACGATGTCTTTTTGAAGTTCTTGATGCAGTCGAAGTTCCACCTCGAGATCCTAATGGTCCATTGAG aATGCCTATTATTGACAAATTTAAAGACATGGGAACTGTCGTTATGGGTAAAATTGAGTCTGGAAGCATACGAGAAGGTGATAATCTACTGATTATGCCAAATAAG GCTGCTGTAAAAGTTCTTGCCATATTCTGTGATGAAGACAGAGTAAGGCACGTTGGTCCTGGGGAAAATGTACGTGTTAGGTTATCTGGAGTTGAGGAGGATGACATTTTGTCAGGCTTTGTCTTGTGCAGTGTTG CAAAACCAATCCATGCAGTTACCGAGTTTGTTGCGCAGTTACAGATCCTTGAGCTGTTGGACAAT GCCATTTTTACTGCTGGTTACAAAGCTGTGTTGCACGTCCATTCTGTTGTTGAGGAATGCGAGATTGTTGAACTGATGCAGCAGATAGATCTAAAGACAAAGAAGCCTATGAAGAAAAAACCTCTGTTTGTAAAGAATGGTGCTATTGTTTTATGCCGCGTTCAG GTGAATAATTTGATTTGTATAGAGAAATTTTCCGACTTTGCACAACTTGGACGATTCACTCTTCGCACTGAAG GTAAAACTGTTGCTGTGGGGAAAATTACTGCCCTGCCTACTGTTGCTGATAATGCATAA
- the LOC107855415 gene encoding eukaryotic peptide chain release factor GTP-binding subunit ERF3A isoform X3, with protein MDIEEDIKALQLDSSEDSVMVNMEDGRPDETIKPDKIEGELKDEADPYIKSKHVEPKDVAGKETLPPEDIQEEVEVEKKRHLNVVFIGHVDAGKSTIGGQILLLSGQVDDRTIQKYEKEAKDKNRESWYMAYIMDTNEEERVKGITVEVGRAHFETETTRFTILDAPGHKSYVPNMISGASQADIGVLVISARKGEFETGYERGGQTREHVQLAKTLGVTKLLVVVNKMDDPTVNWSKERYDEIESKMVPFLKSSGYNVKKDVQFLPISGLLGSNLKTRLDKSVCPWWSGRCLFEVLDAVEVPPRDPNGPLRMPIIDKFKDMGTVVMGKIESGSIREGDNLLIMPNKAAVKVLAIFCDEDRVRHVGPGENVRVRLSGVEEDDILSGFVLCSVAKPIHAVTEFVAQLQILELLDNAIFTAGYKAVLHVHSVVEECEIVELMQQIDLKTKKPMKKKPLFVKNGAIVLCRVQVNNLICIEKFSDFAQLGRFTLRTEGKTVAVGKITALPTVADNA; from the exons ATGG ATATTGAAGAGGACATCAAGGCACTGCAGCTTGATTCATCTG AAGACAGTGTGATGGTTAACATGGAAGATGGAAGACCTGATGAAACTATAAAACCCGATAAAATTGAAGGAG AGTTGAAAGATGAAGCAGATCCATATATAAAGTCAAAGCATGTCGAGCCCAAGGATGTTGCTGGAAAAGAAACTTTACCCCCAGAAGATATTCAAGAAgaggttgaagttgaaaaaaagAGACACCTGAATGTGGTATTTATTGGTCATGTGG ATGCTGGGAAGTCAACAATTGGAGGACAGATACTATTACTTAGTGGTCAAGTTGATGACCGTACTatacaaaaatatgagaaagaagcGAAGGATAAAAACAGAGAGAGCTG GTATATGGCCTATATTATGGATACAAATGAAGAGGAGAGGGTGAAG GGAATAACAGTTGAAGTAGGAAGAGCGCATTTTGAAACAGAGACAACAAGATTTACTATTCTGGATGCCCCG GGTCATAAGAGCTATGTCCCCAATATGATCAGTGGAGCATCTCAAGCCGATATAGGTGTGCTG GTTATATCTGCTAGAAAGGGTGAATTTGAAACTGGATATGAAAGAGGTGGGCAAACACGCGAACATGTTCAACTGGCAAAGACCCTGGGAGTTACAAAGCTTCTTGTTGTTGTAAACAAGATGGATGATCCTACTGTTAACTGGTCTAAAGAAAG GTATGATGAGATTGAGTCAAAAATGGTTCCATTCTTGAAATCGTCTGGGTACAATGTCAAGAAAG ATGTTCAGTTCCTTCCGATATCTGGGCTTTTGGGCTCAAATTTGAAAACTAGATTAGATAAAAGTGTATGCCCATGGTGGAGTGGACGATGTCTTTTTGAAGTTCTTGATGCAGTCGAAGTTCCACCTCGAGATCCTAATGGTCCATTGAG aATGCCTATTATTGACAAATTTAAAGACATGGGAACTGTCGTTATGGGTAAAATTGAGTCTGGAAGCATACGAGAAGGTGATAATCTACTGATTATGCCAAATAAG GCTGCTGTAAAAGTTCTTGCCATATTCTGTGATGAAGACAGAGTAAGGCACGTTGGTCCTGGGGAAAATGTACGTGTTAGGTTATCTGGAGTTGAGGAGGATGACATTTTGTCAGGCTTTGTCTTGTGCAGTGTTG CAAAACCAATCCATGCAGTTACCGAGTTTGTTGCGCAGTTACAGATCCTTGAGCTGTTGGACAAT GCCATTTTTACTGCTGGTTACAAAGCTGTGTTGCACGTCCATTCTGTTGTTGAGGAATGCGAGATTGTTGAACTGATGCAGCAGATAGATCTAAAGACAAAGAAGCCTATGAAGAAAAAACCTCTGTTTGTAAAGAATGGTGCTATTGTTTTATGCCGCGTTCAG GTGAATAATTTGATTTGTATAGAGAAATTTTCCGACTTTGCACAACTTGGACGATTCACTCTTCGCACTGAAG GTAAAACTGTTGCTGTGGGGAAAATTACTGCCCTGCCTACTGTTGCTGATAATGCATAA
- the LOC107855429 gene encoding uncharacterized protein LOC107855429 isoform X1 gives MLLQSSSSSFLSSNPGILFPTFQIPCRLPKLQTCLRFSPLKTRASLDEKDPNSQAASLLFQNDEQNKQLNQEVEESVRVLKNAAKTRKVPAAEIMAAFSTIERAKVDPSKFLETLGGTKSPGRTWMLVFTAEKGLGRGRYFPITAIQRFDAAAKRIENGVYLGPLGFLTFEGPFSWKNRILAFVFERLRIKIGPFDPFDIRIKGKDEREPSNKGKDPFFIWFYIDEEIAVARGRSGGTAYWVRCRRVGYS, from the exons ATGCTGctacaatcttcttcttcttccttcctCTCCTCGAATCCGGGTATTCTCTTTCCCACTTTCCAAATCCCTTGTCGTCTTCCAAAATTACAAACTTGTCTCAGATTTTCTCCACTAAAAACCAGAGCAAGCCTTGATGAAAAGGATCCAAATTCTCAAGCTGCTTCACTTCTATTTCAAAATGATGAACAAAACAAGCAACTCAACCAG GAAGTTGAAGAGAGTGTAAGAGTACTGAAAAATGCTGCAAAAACAAGAAAGGTTCCAGCAGCAGAGATCATGGCTGCTTTCTCTACCATTGAGAGAGCAAAAGTTGATCCCTCCAAGTTTCTTGAAACTCTTGGTGGAACCAAATCGCCTGGGAGGACGTGGATGCTCGTTTTTACTGCTGAG AAAGGATTAGGACGAGGTAGATATTTCCCAATTACAGCCATTCAGAGATTTGATGCAGCT GCAAAGAGGATTGAAAATGGTGTGTACCTGGGGCCTCTTGGATTCTTGACATTTGAAGGGCCATTTTCATGGAAGAATAGGATTTTAGCTTTCGTGTTTGAGCGGCTTCGGATAAAAATTGGACCATTCGATCCTTTTGATATCAGAATTAAGGGAAAAGATGAAAGAGAACCGAGCAATAAGGGGAAGGATCCATTTTTCATCTGGTTTTACATTGACGAGGAAATAGCTGTTGCTCGAGGACGGAGTGGAGGGACAGCTTACTGGGTTCGTTGTCGACGTGTAGGCTATTCCTGA
- the LOC107855415 gene encoding eukaryotic peptide chain release factor GTP-binding subunit ERF3A isoform X2: MDIEEDIKALQLDSSDSVMVNMEDGRPDETIKPDKIEGEDSLMEEKRKSDDVEKPNQPEDELKDEADPYIKSKHVEPKDVAGKETLPPEDIQEEVEVEKKRHLNVVFIGHVDAGKSTIGGQILLLSGQVDDRTIQKYEKEAKDKNRESWYMAYIMDTNEEERVKGITVEVGRAHFETETTRFTILDAPGHKSYVPNMISGASQADIGVLVISARKGEFETGYERGGQTREHVQLAKTLGVTKLLVVVNKMDDPTVNWSKERYDEIESKMVPFLKSSGYNVKKDVQFLPISGLLGSNLKTRLDKSVCPWWSGRCLFEVLDAVEVPPRDPNGPLRMPIIDKFKDMGTVVMGKIESGSIREGDNLLIMPNKAAVKVLAIFCDEDRVRHVGPGENVRVRLSGVEEDDILSGFVLCSVAKPIHAVTEFVAQLQILELLDNAIFTAGYKAVLHVHSVVEECEIVELMQQIDLKTKKPMKKKPLFVKNGAIVLCRVQVNNLICIEKFSDFAQLGRFTLRTEGKTVAVGKITALPTVADNA; the protein is encoded by the exons ATGG ATATTGAAGAGGACATCAAGGCACTGCAGCTTGATTCATCTG ACAGTGTGATGGTTAACATGGAAGATGGAAGACCTGATGAAACTATAAAACCCGATAAAATTGAAGGAG AGGATAGTTTGATGGAAGAAAAGAGGAAGTCAGACGATGTTGAAAAACCTAATCAGCCGGAAGATG AGTTGAAAGATGAAGCAGATCCATATATAAAGTCAAAGCATGTCGAGCCCAAGGATGTTGCTGGAAAAGAAACTTTACCCCCAGAAGATATTCAAGAAgaggttgaagttgaaaaaaagAGACACCTGAATGTGGTATTTATTGGTCATGTGG ATGCTGGGAAGTCAACAATTGGAGGACAGATACTATTACTTAGTGGTCAAGTTGATGACCGTACTatacaaaaatatgagaaagaagcGAAGGATAAAAACAGAGAGAGCTG GTATATGGCCTATATTATGGATACAAATGAAGAGGAGAGGGTGAAG GGAATAACAGTTGAAGTAGGAAGAGCGCATTTTGAAACAGAGACAACAAGATTTACTATTCTGGATGCCCCG GGTCATAAGAGCTATGTCCCCAATATGATCAGTGGAGCATCTCAAGCCGATATAGGTGTGCTG GTTATATCTGCTAGAAAGGGTGAATTTGAAACTGGATATGAAAGAGGTGGGCAAACACGCGAACATGTTCAACTGGCAAAGACCCTGGGAGTTACAAAGCTTCTTGTTGTTGTAAACAAGATGGATGATCCTACTGTTAACTGGTCTAAAGAAAG GTATGATGAGATTGAGTCAAAAATGGTTCCATTCTTGAAATCGTCTGGGTACAATGTCAAGAAAG ATGTTCAGTTCCTTCCGATATCTGGGCTTTTGGGCTCAAATTTGAAAACTAGATTAGATAAAAGTGTATGCCCATGGTGGAGTGGACGATGTCTTTTTGAAGTTCTTGATGCAGTCGAAGTTCCACCTCGAGATCCTAATGGTCCATTGAG aATGCCTATTATTGACAAATTTAAAGACATGGGAACTGTCGTTATGGGTAAAATTGAGTCTGGAAGCATACGAGAAGGTGATAATCTACTGATTATGCCAAATAAG GCTGCTGTAAAAGTTCTTGCCATATTCTGTGATGAAGACAGAGTAAGGCACGTTGGTCCTGGGGAAAATGTACGTGTTAGGTTATCTGGAGTTGAGGAGGATGACATTTTGTCAGGCTTTGTCTTGTGCAGTGTTG CAAAACCAATCCATGCAGTTACCGAGTTTGTTGCGCAGTTACAGATCCTTGAGCTGTTGGACAAT GCCATTTTTACTGCTGGTTACAAAGCTGTGTTGCACGTCCATTCTGTTGTTGAGGAATGCGAGATTGTTGAACTGATGCAGCAGATAGATCTAAAGACAAAGAAGCCTATGAAGAAAAAACCTCTGTTTGTAAAGAATGGTGCTATTGTTTTATGCCGCGTTCAG GTGAATAATTTGATTTGTATAGAGAAATTTTCCGACTTTGCACAACTTGGACGATTCACTCTTCGCACTGAAG GTAAAACTGTTGCTGTGGGGAAAATTACTGCCCTGCCTACTGTTGCTGATAATGCATAA
- the LOC107855415 gene encoding eukaryotic peptide chain release factor GTP-binding subunit ERF3A isoform X4, whose product MDIEEDIKALQLDSSDSVMVNMEDGRPDETIKPDKIEGELKDEADPYIKSKHVEPKDVAGKETLPPEDIQEEVEVEKKRHLNVVFIGHVDAGKSTIGGQILLLSGQVDDRTIQKYEKEAKDKNRESWYMAYIMDTNEEERVKGITVEVGRAHFETETTRFTILDAPGHKSYVPNMISGASQADIGVLVISARKGEFETGYERGGQTREHVQLAKTLGVTKLLVVVNKMDDPTVNWSKERYDEIESKMVPFLKSSGYNVKKDVQFLPISGLLGSNLKTRLDKSVCPWWSGRCLFEVLDAVEVPPRDPNGPLRMPIIDKFKDMGTVVMGKIESGSIREGDNLLIMPNKAAVKVLAIFCDEDRVRHVGPGENVRVRLSGVEEDDILSGFVLCSVAKPIHAVTEFVAQLQILELLDNAIFTAGYKAVLHVHSVVEECEIVELMQQIDLKTKKPMKKKPLFVKNGAIVLCRVQVNNLICIEKFSDFAQLGRFTLRTEGKTVAVGKITALPTVADNA is encoded by the exons ATGG ATATTGAAGAGGACATCAAGGCACTGCAGCTTGATTCATCTG ACAGTGTGATGGTTAACATGGAAGATGGAAGACCTGATGAAACTATAAAACCCGATAAAATTGAAGGAG AGTTGAAAGATGAAGCAGATCCATATATAAAGTCAAAGCATGTCGAGCCCAAGGATGTTGCTGGAAAAGAAACTTTACCCCCAGAAGATATTCAAGAAgaggttgaagttgaaaaaaagAGACACCTGAATGTGGTATTTATTGGTCATGTGG ATGCTGGGAAGTCAACAATTGGAGGACAGATACTATTACTTAGTGGTCAAGTTGATGACCGTACTatacaaaaatatgagaaagaagcGAAGGATAAAAACAGAGAGAGCTG GTATATGGCCTATATTATGGATACAAATGAAGAGGAGAGGGTGAAG GGAATAACAGTTGAAGTAGGAAGAGCGCATTTTGAAACAGAGACAACAAGATTTACTATTCTGGATGCCCCG GGTCATAAGAGCTATGTCCCCAATATGATCAGTGGAGCATCTCAAGCCGATATAGGTGTGCTG GTTATATCTGCTAGAAAGGGTGAATTTGAAACTGGATATGAAAGAGGTGGGCAAACACGCGAACATGTTCAACTGGCAAAGACCCTGGGAGTTACAAAGCTTCTTGTTGTTGTAAACAAGATGGATGATCCTACTGTTAACTGGTCTAAAGAAAG GTATGATGAGATTGAGTCAAAAATGGTTCCATTCTTGAAATCGTCTGGGTACAATGTCAAGAAAG ATGTTCAGTTCCTTCCGATATCTGGGCTTTTGGGCTCAAATTTGAAAACTAGATTAGATAAAAGTGTATGCCCATGGTGGAGTGGACGATGTCTTTTTGAAGTTCTTGATGCAGTCGAAGTTCCACCTCGAGATCCTAATGGTCCATTGAG aATGCCTATTATTGACAAATTTAAAGACATGGGAACTGTCGTTATGGGTAAAATTGAGTCTGGAAGCATACGAGAAGGTGATAATCTACTGATTATGCCAAATAAG GCTGCTGTAAAAGTTCTTGCCATATTCTGTGATGAAGACAGAGTAAGGCACGTTGGTCCTGGGGAAAATGTACGTGTTAGGTTATCTGGAGTTGAGGAGGATGACATTTTGTCAGGCTTTGTCTTGTGCAGTGTTG CAAAACCAATCCATGCAGTTACCGAGTTTGTTGCGCAGTTACAGATCCTTGAGCTGTTGGACAAT GCCATTTTTACTGCTGGTTACAAAGCTGTGTTGCACGTCCATTCTGTTGTTGAGGAATGCGAGATTGTTGAACTGATGCAGCAGATAGATCTAAAGACAAAGAAGCCTATGAAGAAAAAACCTCTGTTTGTAAAGAATGGTGCTATTGTTTTATGCCGCGTTCAG GTGAATAATTTGATTTGTATAGAGAAATTTTCCGACTTTGCACAACTTGGACGATTCACTCTTCGCACTGAAG GTAAAACTGTTGCTGTGGGGAAAATTACTGCCCTGCCTACTGTTGCTGATAATGCATAA
- the LOC107855428 gene encoding glutathione transferase GST 23 isoform X1 — protein MKTGQKEQNLQTNCISVSQFYRISTGKMGEVKVIGSSASLFYTRVEWALKLKGVTYEYIQEDLLNKSELLLRSNPVHKKIPVLLHDDKPVAESLVILEYIDETWKGYSLLPQDPYERATARFWAKFVDEKCVIGSWQAMAAEGEAKEKAIESVQEQYAFIEKQIRGKKFFGGEQIGYLDLVMGWKTLWLNAMEEVGIMKLLDPEKFPSLHQWTENFKQIPIIQESMPPQESLVNYFQGSLNYVRSLAANKP, from the exons ATGAAAACTGGACAGAAAGAGCAGAATCTTCAAACAAATTGCATATCAGTAAGCCAATTCTATAGAATTTCCACTGGGAAAATGGGAGAAGTGAAGGTGATAGGGTCATCAGCAAGCCTATTTTACACCAGAGTGGAATGGGCTTTGAAGCTCAAAGGGGTTACCTATGAATATATACAAGAAGATTTACTGAACAAGAGTGAGTTGCTCCTCAGGTCCAACCCTGTTCACAAGAAGATACCCGTGCTACTACACGATGACAAACCCGTTGCTGAATCACTTGTGATTCTTGAATACATCGATGAAACTTGGAAAGGATACTCTTTGTTGCCTCAAGATCCATATGAAAGAGCAACAGCTCGTTTCTGGGCAAAATTTGTTGATGAGAAG TGTGTCATAGGATCATGGCAAGCAATGGCAGCTGAAGGAGAGGCAAAAGAAAAAGCTATAGAGTCAGTACAGGAACAGTATGCATTTATCGAGAAGCAGATCCGAGGGAAGAAGTTTTTCGGTGGGGAGCAGATAGGCTACCTGGATCTCGTGATGGGTTGGAAAACTCTTTGGCTCAACGCCATGGAGGAAGTAGGAATTATGAAGTTACTTGATCCAGAGAAGTTCCCTTCACTCCATCAATGGACTGAAAACTTCAAACAGATCCCTATTATACAAGAAAGCATGCCACCACAAGAGAGCCTAGTCAACTACTTCCAAGGTAGTCTAAACTACGTGCGTTCCCTAGCAGCAAACAAACCATGA
- the LOC107855429 gene encoding uncharacterized protein LOC107855429 isoform X2: MLLQSSSSSFLSSNPGILFPTFQIPCRLPKLQTCLRFSPLKTRASLDEKDPNSQAASLLFQNDEQNKQLNQEVEESVRVLKNAAKTRKVPAAEIMAAFSTIERAKVDPSKFLETLGGTKSPGRTWMLVFTAEKGLGRGRYFPITAIQRFDAASVDAFFQSQDE; this comes from the exons ATGCTGctacaatcttcttcttcttccttcctCTCCTCGAATCCGGGTATTCTCTTTCCCACTTTCCAAATCCCTTGTCGTCTTCCAAAATTACAAACTTGTCTCAGATTTTCTCCACTAAAAACCAGAGCAAGCCTTGATGAAAAGGATCCAAATTCTCAAGCTGCTTCACTTCTATTTCAAAATGATGAACAAAACAAGCAACTCAACCAG GAAGTTGAAGAGAGTGTAAGAGTACTGAAAAATGCTGCAAAAACAAGAAAGGTTCCAGCAGCAGAGATCATGGCTGCTTTCTCTACCATTGAGAGAGCAAAAGTTGATCCCTCCAAGTTTCTTGAAACTCTTGGTGGAACCAAATCGCCTGGGAGGACGTGGATGCTCGTTTTTACTGCTGAG AAAGGATTAGGACGAGGTAGATATTTCCCAATTACAGCCATTCAGAGATTTGATGCAGCT AGTGTAGATGCTTTCTTTCAATCCCAAGATGAGTAA
- the LOC107855428 gene encoding glutathione transferase GST 23 isoform X2 has product MKTGQKEQNLQTNCISVSQFYRISTGKMGEVKVIGSSASLFYTRVEWALKLKGVTYEYIQEDLLNKSELLLRSNPVHKKIPVLLHDDKPVAESLVILEYIDETWKGYSLLPQDPYERATARFWAKFVDEKCVIGSWQAMAAEGEAKEKAIESVQEQYAFIEKQIRGKKFFGGEQIGYLDLVMGWKTLWLNAMEEVGIMKLLDPEKFPSLHQWTENFKQIPIIQESMPPQESLVNYFQGLQG; this is encoded by the exons ATGAAAACTGGACAGAAAGAGCAGAATCTTCAAACAAATTGCATATCAGTAAGCCAATTCTATAGAATTTCCACTGGGAAAATGGGAGAAGTGAAGGTGATAGGGTCATCAGCAAGCCTATTTTACACCAGAGTGGAATGGGCTTTGAAGCTCAAAGGGGTTACCTATGAATATATACAAGAAGATTTACTGAACAAGAGTGAGTTGCTCCTCAGGTCCAACCCTGTTCACAAGAAGATACCCGTGCTACTACACGATGACAAACCCGTTGCTGAATCACTTGTGATTCTTGAATACATCGATGAAACTTGGAAAGGATACTCTTTGTTGCCTCAAGATCCATATGAAAGAGCAACAGCTCGTTTCTGGGCAAAATTTGTTGATGAGAAG TGTGTCATAGGATCATGGCAAGCAATGGCAGCTGAAGGAGAGGCAAAAGAAAAAGCTATAGAGTCAGTACAGGAACAGTATGCATTTATCGAGAAGCAGATCCGAGGGAAGAAGTTTTTCGGTGGGGAGCAGATAGGCTACCTGGATCTCGTGATGGGTTGGAAAACTCTTTGGCTCAACGCCATGGAGGAAGTAGGAATTATGAAGTTACTTGATCCAGAGAAGTTCCCTTCACTCCATCAATGGACTGAAAACTTCAAACAGATCCCTATTATACAAGAAAGCATGCCACCACAAGAGAGCCTAGTCAACTACTTCCAAG GTTTGCAAGGATAA